The Microbacterium paraoxydans genome includes a window with the following:
- a CDS encoding Dps family protein gives MSKAQTVSTTAIDPTVAAGAAQFLSPVVLGLQALTVNGKQAHWHVRGANFVGVHELLDTIVAHAGDFADTAAERIVALGLPIDARVNAVAEKAGATGVPAGFAQSDELIRAVIADIDAILVDVKAAVEGLDEVDLTSQDVAIEIQRGLEKDRWFLVSHIAA, from the coding sequence ATGAGCAAGGCCCAGACCGTTTCCACCACCGCCATCGACCCGACTGTGGCCGCCGGTGCGGCGCAGTTCCTCTCCCCCGTCGTCCTCGGCCTCCAGGCGCTGACCGTCAACGGCAAGCAGGCGCACTGGCACGTCCGCGGCGCCAACTTCGTCGGCGTGCACGAGCTGCTCGACACGATCGTCGCCCACGCCGGAGACTTCGCCGACACTGCCGCCGAGCGCATCGTCGCTCTGGGCCTTCCGATCGACGCGCGCGTGAACGCCGTCGCCGAGAAGGCAGGCGCCACCGGCGTTCCGGCCGGCTTCGCGCAGTCGGACGAGCTGATCCGCGCCGTGATCGCCGACATCGACGCGATCCTCGTCGATGTGAAGGCGGCCGTGGAGGGCCTCGACGAGGTCGACCTCACGAGTCAGGACGTGGCGATCGAGATCCAGCGCGGGCTGGAGAAGGACCGCTGGTTCCTCGTGTCGCACATCGCGGCCTGA
- a CDS encoding gamma carbonic anhydrase family protein — protein sequence MSIAAGASVLALPDRTPELDDTAFVADGARIVGAVSLGAGASIWYNAVLRGDSSPIVIGPGSNVQDNVSIHVDAGHPVLVGSRVSIGHNAVVHGCTIGDGSLIGMGAVVLSGAVIGEGCLIAGGAVVLGGTEVPPGSLVAGVPAKVRRALSDDERAALLANAAIYLEHVATHTQASEA from the coding sequence ATGAGCATCGCTGCCGGAGCCTCCGTCCTCGCCCTCCCGGATCGCACCCCCGAGCTCGACGACACCGCCTTCGTCGCTGATGGCGCGCGCATCGTCGGCGCGGTGTCTCTCGGAGCCGGTGCCAGCATCTGGTACAACGCGGTGCTCCGCGGTGACTCCTCGCCGATCGTCATCGGACCGGGCAGCAACGTGCAGGACAACGTGTCGATCCACGTCGACGCCGGGCATCCCGTCCTCGTCGGGTCACGGGTGTCGATCGGGCACAACGCTGTCGTGCACGGCTGCACGATCGGTGACGGCTCTCTCATCGGGATGGGGGCCGTCGTCCTCAGCGGCGCCGTGATCGGAGAGGGCTGCCTGATCGCCGGCGGTGCCGTCGTGCTGGGTGGGACCGAGGTGCCGCCGGGTTCCCTCGTGGCAGGCGTGCCGGCGAAGGTGCGCAGGGCGCTCTCCGACGACGAACGCGCCGCGCTGCTGGCGAATGCCGCGATCTACCTGGAACACGTGGCCACGCACACGCAGGCGAGCGAGGCGTGA
- a CDS encoding DoxX family membrane protein, producing the protein MSTTSVPNAGTRRRIEDVGQFALRLAIAASFALAVADRFGVLGGPGADGVSWGSWTIFRAYTAQLVPVPVDVVVDTAAVLATALETILALLLAVGLWTRIAAGVAALLTATFGVTMLVFLGPLASFRYPVFVFTAAAILLAGLKRYRWSIDALRKEVPGAGRDNDAPGTR; encoded by the coding sequence ATGTCGACCACGAGTGTGCCGAACGCGGGGACGCGTCGTCGGATCGAGGATGTGGGGCAGTTCGCGTTGCGTCTCGCGATCGCGGCGAGTTTCGCCCTCGCCGTCGCCGACCGTTTCGGCGTCCTCGGCGGCCCGGGGGCAGATGGTGTGTCGTGGGGCTCGTGGACGATCTTCCGTGCGTACACCGCGCAGCTCGTCCCTGTCCCCGTCGACGTGGTGGTGGACACGGCGGCCGTGCTGGCGACGGCTCTGGAGACCATCCTCGCCCTGCTTCTGGCCGTCGGGCTGTGGACCCGGATCGCGGCGGGAGTCGCTGCGCTGCTCACGGCGACGTTCGGGGTGACGATGCTCGTCTTCCTCGGACCGCTTGCGTCGTTCCGGTACCCGGTCTTCGTCTTCACAGCCGCCGCGATCCTGCTCGCGGGGCTGAAGCGCTACCGGTGGAGCATCGATGCGCTGCGAAAGGAGGTGCCGGGAGCGGGGAGAGACAACGATGCCCCCGGCACCAGGTAG
- a CDS encoding DUF5979 domain-containing protein: protein MGALLAICLAALAAVIATPATARAAEVAGITSLTITEPTDQIKVWDRIAFEATWAVPDTATAGDTFRLAFPTSPSLTGVRDSFALTAPDGQTIGMCEVSTGELVCTLTDYVDSHTDVSGTLHFRARADEETTLTEIPFTTGGGTVVPVDVPGGIGPVPEFPAPTTPTKWGDVTLDGRNIAWGVNIPSSALAGEAPTLTDTFTAGLVLDPASVTVAYVLAKDWAGGKYTVSTGLQSGSDFTVTEVSSESFTVTVNAPIVADAIYVLRYKTALPTDVRPGDAFHNTVTGSRWVTESTPVIYSQGGGDGEGVLPVGGFTVTKEVSGAGAALVPDDREFRVAYSYQRAGQTVEGELALRSGQTDGLKDLPVGTVVTLSEVTPADVDGVTWQAPVFSGTGVAITDGGATVTIARGATVAVTLTNPTTVTPPPVGGFTVTKNVTGPGTSLVPADQTFTVEYSYELAGQPVTGELALRAGKSDGLADLPAGTVVTLREKAPSSVEGVTWKSPRFTGAGVDVGDGGATLTISEDATVAVVLTNGTAVTPPPTPGGELALTGAEGPTGPILLGALLLLAGVVALGVRHRVSGSRTGD from the coding sequence GTGGGTGCTCTGCTCGCGATCTGTCTGGCGGCCCTGGCGGCCGTCATCGCGACGCCGGCCACGGCCCGCGCTGCGGAGGTGGCGGGGATCACCTCGTTGACCATCACCGAACCCACCGACCAGATCAAGGTCTGGGACCGGATCGCGTTCGAAGCGACCTGGGCAGTGCCGGACACGGCGACCGCGGGGGACACGTTCCGCCTCGCCTTTCCGACGAGCCCGAGCCTGACCGGGGTGCGGGATTCCTTCGCCCTGACGGCTCCGGATGGCCAGACCATCGGAATGTGCGAGGTGTCGACCGGTGAGCTCGTGTGCACGCTCACGGACTACGTCGACAGCCACACCGACGTCAGCGGCACACTGCACTTCCGTGCCAGGGCCGACGAGGAGACCACACTGACGGAGATCCCGTTCACCACGGGCGGCGGAACCGTCGTCCCGGTCGACGTCCCGGGCGGGATCGGACCGGTCCCGGAGTTCCCGGCGCCGACGACCCCGACCAAGTGGGGCGACGTGACGCTCGACGGTCGGAACATCGCGTGGGGCGTGAACATCCCGTCCTCCGCGCTGGCCGGGGAGGCTCCGACGCTCACCGACACGTTCACGGCCGGCCTCGTGCTCGATCCCGCGTCCGTCACCGTGGCGTACGTGCTCGCGAAGGACTGGGCGGGAGGCAAGTACACCGTGTCGACGGGGCTACAGTCGGGCAGCGATTTCACCGTCACGGAGGTCAGCTCCGAGTCGTTCACGGTGACAGTGAACGCGCCGATCGTCGCCGACGCGATCTACGTGCTCCGCTACAAGACGGCTCTGCCCACCGACGTCCGTCCCGGTGATGCGTTCCACAACACCGTGACCGGTTCCCGCTGGGTCACCGAGAGCACACCGGTCATCTACTCCCAGGGCGGGGGCGATGGCGAAGGGGTGCTCCCGGTCGGCGGATTCACCGTGACCAAGGAGGTCAGCGGTGCCGGCGCGGCTCTGGTGCCCGACGACCGCGAGTTCCGGGTGGCCTACTCCTATCAGCGTGCCGGACAGACGGTGGAGGGCGAGCTCGCCCTGCGGTCCGGCCAGACCGATGGCCTGAAGGATCTGCCGGTGGGCACGGTCGTCACCCTATCTGAGGTCACGCCGGCGGACGTCGACGGCGTGACCTGGCAGGCGCCGGTCTTCTCCGGCACCGGTGTGGCGATCACCGATGGCGGCGCGACCGTCACCATCGCACGGGGGGCGACGGTCGCGGTGACGCTCACCAACCCGACGACGGTCACGCCGCCGCCGGTCGGGGGCTTCACGGTGACCAAGAACGTCACGGGCCCGGGGACGTCGCTGGTCCCTGCGGACCAGACGTTCACGGTGGAGTACTCGTACGAGCTCGCGGGACAGCCCGTCACCGGTGAACTCGCGCTCCGCGCTGGGAAGAGCGACGGACTCGCGGATCTGCCGGCGGGAACGGTCGTCACGCTCCGCGAGAAGGCGCCGAGCTCCGTGGAGGGCGTCACGTGGAAGAGCCCGCGCTTCACCGGCGCGGGAGTCGACGTCGGCGACGGCGGTGCCACGCTCACGATCTCCGAAGACGCGACGGTCGCGGTCGTGCTCACCAACGGGACCGCGGTCACTCCTCCGCCCACGCCGGGCGGTGAGCTCGCCCTGACCGGGGCCGAGGGGCCGACCGGCCCGATCCTCCTGGGAGCGCTGCTGCTGCTCGCCGGAGTCGTGGCGCTCGGCGTCCGTCACCGGGTCTCGGGTTCGCGCACCGGCGACTGA
- a CDS encoding DUF11 domain-containing protein: MTKTLLARTSATLGVAAALSLGRAVLASAAHAESTPADPTASSTHSTGVLTQRVGAACLFFQYTFNMSPTDPQVGDTVTYTMQFLNNGEVDSTKSALTFRLDGLLDDSTWAASALEATSGRASVAGNAVTWNGPLDAGDSVVLRFTGVWTGDGDGLAFPRVESYGYVR, translated from the coding sequence ATGACCAAGACGCTCCTCGCCCGTACCTCGGCCACCCTCGGCGTGGCCGCCGCTCTCTCGCTCGGCAGGGCGGTGCTCGCTTCCGCCGCTCACGCCGAGTCGACGCCCGCGGATCCGACGGCGTCGAGTACGCATAGCACGGGCGTTCTCACGCAGCGCGTCGGGGCGGCGTGTCTCTTCTTCCAGTACACGTTCAACATGAGTCCGACCGATCCCCAGGTGGGGGACACCGTGACGTACACCATGCAGTTCCTCAACAACGGCGAGGTCGACTCGACGAAGAGCGCGCTCACGTTCCGCCTGGACGGCCTCCTCGACGACTCGACCTGGGCAGCGTCGGCCCTGGAGGCGACCTCCGGTCGCGCTTCCGTCGCGGGGAATGCCGTCACGTGGAACGGGCCGCTCGATGCCGGAGACAGCGTCGTGCTGCGCTTCACCGGCGTGTGGACCGGCGACGGCGATGGGCTCGCGTTCCCGCGGGTCGAGTCGTACGGCTACGTGAGGTGA
- a CDS encoding FAD-binding oxidoreductase, translating to MEEARDVISLSLEPVDGRRAPHRIGQYVAVAVDLPDGTRQPRQYTISSSTPEASLRVTVKRVRGADGAPDGQVSTWLHENAHVGTVLDVSQPAGDLLLDDSDDALVLISAGIGITPVAAMVGDLARRRPDRPVHLFHVDREPETHALVSDVRAHAQRLNDVRTLTWYTEGAAEWPAVRSGRMDLAGIDLPPTARVFLCGPLPFMQAIRSALTARGIAPERIEYEVFGPDLWARQPKTAAA from the coding sequence GTGGAGGAGGCTCGCGACGTCATCTCCCTCAGCCTGGAGCCGGTGGACGGTCGCCGAGCGCCCCATCGCATCGGGCAGTACGTGGCCGTCGCCGTCGACCTCCCTGACGGCACGCGCCAGCCCCGGCAGTACACGATCTCCTCGTCGACGCCCGAGGCCTCACTGCGCGTCACCGTGAAGCGCGTGCGCGGCGCGGACGGCGCACCAGACGGGCAGGTGTCGACCTGGCTGCACGAGAACGCCCACGTCGGAACGGTGCTCGACGTCTCCCAGCCTGCCGGGGACCTGCTCCTCGATGACTCCGATGATGCGCTGGTCCTCATCTCGGCGGGAATCGGCATCACGCCCGTCGCAGCGATGGTGGGCGACCTCGCGCGACGGCGTCCCGACCGGCCGGTGCACCTGTTCCACGTGGACCGCGAGCCGGAGACCCACGCCCTCGTCTCGGACGTGCGCGCCCACGCGCAGCGGTTGAACGACGTCCGCACCCTGACCTGGTACACCGAGGGCGCAGCGGAGTGGCCGGCGGTGCGTTCCGGCCGGATGGATCTCGCCGGCATCGACCTCCCGCCGACGGCGCGCGTGTTCCTGTGCGGGCCGCTGCCGTTCATGCAGGCGATCCGAAGCGCTCTGACGGCACGCGGCATCGCGCCGGAGCGCATCGAGTACGAGGTCTTCGGTCCGGATCTCTGGGCTCGTCAGCCGAAGACCGCCGCGGCCTGA
- a CDS encoding DUF6458 family protein encodes MSIGSGIALFVIGAILVFAINVDVPWVDLDMVGYILMGAGVIIFLIGIVLLARRRRTETVSRTYVDPATGEPTTRRSVSSSSDDGL; translated from the coding sequence ATGAGCATCGGCAGCGGAATCGCGCTCTTCGTCATCGGAGCGATCCTCGTGTTCGCGATCAACGTCGACGTGCCGTGGGTCGACCTGGACATGGTCGGCTACATCCTCATGGGTGCCGGCGTGATCATCTTCCTCATCGGCATCGTGCTTCTCGCGCGTCGGCGTCGCACGGAGACGGTGTCGCGCACGTACGTCGACCCGGCGACGGGTGAGCCCACGACCCGGCGTTCCGTCAGCTCGAGCTCCGACGACGGGCTCTGA
- a CDS encoding DUF7882 family protein, with protein MGSLYYGDTQTPIQIEDRALAHLKVVIATKLRRNESFTLSWRHPEGDAPGRSTLWLHPSIPLRFVFEEAETPELSRRWIEELAHSANSSGGITLVEEHLEGADVT; from the coding sequence ATGGGCAGCCTGTATTACGGCGACACCCAGACGCCGATCCAGATCGAAGACCGTGCGCTCGCTCACCTCAAGGTGGTCATCGCCACGAAGCTGCGCCGGAACGAGAGCTTCACGCTCTCCTGGCGCCACCCCGAGGGCGATGCCCCCGGCCGCTCCACACTCTGGCTGCACCCCTCCATCCCCCTCCGTTTCGTCTTCGAGGAGGCCGAGACACCCGAGCTGAGCCGGCGCTGGATCGAGGAACTCGCGCACTCCGCGAACTCGAGCGGAGGCATCACCCTCGTCGAGGAGCACCTCGAAGGCGCGGACGTCACCTGA
- a CDS encoding helix-turn-helix transcriptional regulator — MQFTSTDIEQVESTWQQFVPSATLQDVDPRRFRFDWRSVEAASMSLVRYQLAAQVHSRAEPEDQLLVCRVDAADARIWSGRQGLDAGQPWLTDGVRVEAKWNQVARVRALVFDRAAARDSIRQITGDDRLELRATGLAPHTREDGARWERMFSYIDGSFGPDGADPLIAAELERHALLLTMSAFPTTFSESLHRPAQRSAAPASVRRALAFIEDNAHLPITVDDVAAAAFMSTRGLQYAFRRALDMTPNEALRRARLDGAHRDLRHGKGASVSAIARRWGFSNVSRFAVAYRETYGNPPALTAM, encoded by the coding sequence GTGCAGTTCACATCCACGGACATCGAGCAGGTGGAGTCCACCTGGCAGCAGTTCGTGCCCTCGGCGACCCTCCAGGACGTGGACCCCCGCCGGTTCCGCTTCGACTGGCGCTCGGTGGAGGCGGCGTCCATGTCGCTCGTCCGCTACCAGCTCGCGGCCCAGGTGCACTCCCGCGCCGAACCGGAGGATCAGCTGCTGGTGTGTCGCGTCGATGCCGCCGACGCCCGGATCTGGTCGGGCCGGCAAGGACTCGACGCCGGTCAGCCGTGGCTCACGGACGGCGTCCGGGTCGAGGCGAAGTGGAACCAGGTCGCCCGCGTCCGTGCTCTCGTGTTCGATCGCGCGGCGGCGCGTGACTCGATCAGGCAGATCACCGGCGACGACCGCCTCGAGCTCCGCGCCACCGGACTCGCTCCGCACACGCGGGAGGACGGGGCACGGTGGGAGCGGATGTTCTCCTACATCGACGGCTCGTTCGGTCCGGATGGCGCCGACCCCCTCATCGCCGCCGAGCTCGAGCGCCACGCCCTGCTGCTGACCATGTCGGCGTTCCCCACCACCTTCAGCGAGTCGCTGCACCGTCCGGCCCAACGCTCCGCGGCGCCGGCCTCGGTGCGTCGCGCCCTCGCGTTCATCGAGGACAACGCACACCTGCCCATCACGGTGGACGACGTCGCGGCGGCGGCTTTCATGTCCACCCGAGGCCTGCAGTACGCGTTCCGCCGCGCGCTCGACATGACACCGAACGAGGCCCTGCGGCGCGCCCGGCTCGACGGCGCGCACCGCGATCTGCGACACGGCAAGGGCGCATCGGTGTCCGCGATCGCGCGCCGGTGGGGGTTCAGCAACGTCTCCCGGTTCGCCGTGGCCTATCGCGAAACGTACGGGAATCCGCCCGCTCTCACCGCTATGTGA
- a CDS encoding alpha/beta fold hydrolase → MSVPSPYAERLSRIPVQRQEVEVRGGTTAYWVYGPDDAETTVIAVHGFRGEHHGLESVLAFLPELRVLAPDLPGFGESAPLPGRRHDLQEYAGWLTDFAAATAPGAVILGHSFGSIVAAAAVAGGLETPRLILVNPIGAPALEGPKGVMTRLAVLYYALGAKLPPRIGTALLRNRVIVRVMSMTMAKTRDPELRRFIHDQHDTYFSRFSDRDVLHDAFVASVSHDVREFAPAIDVPTLLIAAQRDDITPIEAERKLVTLFPDASLVEIAQVGHLIHYETPAEAAGAIRRFLRIPVARGR, encoded by the coding sequence ATGAGTGTGCCTTCCCCGTATGCGGAGCGATTGAGCCGGATTCCGGTGCAGCGCCAGGAGGTGGAGGTGCGCGGGGGAACGACGGCGTACTGGGTCTACGGTCCGGACGACGCCGAGACGACCGTCATCGCGGTTCACGGCTTCCGAGGCGAGCACCACGGCCTCGAGTCGGTCCTCGCCTTTCTTCCGGAGCTCCGCGTGCTCGCGCCTGATCTGCCCGGGTTCGGGGAGTCCGCACCGCTGCCCGGTCGTCGCCACGACCTTCAGGAGTACGCGGGGTGGTTGACCGACTTCGCCGCGGCCACAGCGCCGGGGGCGGTCATCCTCGGCCATTCCTTCGGCTCCATCGTGGCCGCCGCCGCTGTGGCCGGAGGGCTCGAGACGCCGCGGCTGATCCTCGTGAACCCCATCGGCGCACCGGCGCTGGAGGGTCCGAAGGGCGTCATGACCCGACTCGCAGTGCTGTACTACGCGCTCGGCGCCAAGCTCCCGCCGCGGATCGGGACCGCGCTGCTGCGGAATCGGGTGATCGTCCGCGTGATGAGCATGACCATGGCGAAGACGCGGGACCCCGAGTTGCGGCGCTTCATCCACGACCAGCACGACACCTACTTCTCGCGGTTCTCCGATCGCGACGTGCTGCACGACGCCTTCGTCGCGAGCGTCTCGCACGACGTCAGGGAGTTCGCCCCCGCGATCGACGTGCCCACGCTCCTCATCGCCGCACAGCGCGACGACATCACCCCGATCGAGGCGGAACGGAAGCTGGTGACGCTCTTCCCCGACGCGTCTCTCGTCGAGATCGCCCAGGTGGGTCACCTGATCCACTATGAGACGCCGGCGGAAGCGGCCGGCGCAATCCGTCGGTTCCTCAGGATTCCCGTCGCGCGAGGCCGATGA
- a CDS encoding Lrp/AsnC family transcriptional regulator, translated as MPGLDRIDLELLAALADDPRVTIVALAERMSLSRNTIQARMARLEQSGVFLSYERAFSPDVLGFPLQAFVSIGVRQTELPRIINELARIPEVVQAHGLSGSIDLLARVACRDARHLFDTDARILSIEGVERTETSLAMGEVIPFRVAGLIGLARRES; from the coding sequence ATGCCTGGACTGGACCGGATCGACCTGGAGCTTCTCGCCGCCCTCGCCGACGACCCGCGCGTGACGATCGTCGCTCTCGCCGAGCGCATGAGCCTGTCGCGCAACACCATCCAGGCGCGGATGGCCCGGCTGGAGCAGAGCGGCGTCTTCCTCTCCTACGAGCGCGCCTTCTCCCCCGACGTCCTCGGGTTCCCGCTGCAGGCGTTCGTCAGCATCGGCGTCCGCCAGACCGAGCTCCCCCGCATCATCAACGAGCTGGCGCGCATCCCGGAGGTCGTCCAGGCACACGGTCTGAGCGGCTCCATCGACCTGCTGGCGCGCGTGGCGTGCCGCGACGCCCGTCATCTGTTCGACACGGACGCCCGGATCCTCTCGATCGAGGGTGTGGAGCGGACCGAGACCTCGCTCGCCATGGGTGAGGTGATCCCGTTCCGAGTGGCCGGGCTCATCGGCCTCGCGCGACGGGAATCCTGA
- the pdhA gene encoding pyruvate dehydrogenase (acetyl-transferring) E1 component subunit alpha: MSPQTTPIADTAQDLELSERILAPDGTRVANARLDPFVADVDAAQLRALHRDMVILRRIDAEGVALQRQGQLGLWAPCQGQEATQIGTARALDPQDYVFPSYRETGVIYARGAQPGDYVRMWRGEEGAAYDPAVLRVAPLQIIIGAQTLHAVGYALGIRHEKAPEVAVTYFGDGATSQGDVNEAMIFAASYQVPVVFVCQNNHWAISEPVAVQSQYPIAGRAPGFGIPSLRVDGNDVLACLAAMRWALEHARSGKGPAYIEAVTYRMGPHTTADDPTRYRDEAELESWRRRDPIARIEAYLRATGDLTAEHVAETQAAADAIAKEMRATCLGMVTRPPLAVFDGVYAEPHTGLERQRDEYAAYLASFEGEA, from the coding sequence ATGTCGCCGCAGACCACCCCCATCGCGGACACCGCCCAGGATCTCGAGCTGTCGGAGCGGATCCTCGCTCCGGACGGGACCCGCGTCGCGAACGCCCGCCTCGACCCATTCGTCGCCGATGTCGACGCCGCGCAGCTGCGCGCCCTGCATCGCGACATGGTCATCCTCCGCCGGATCGACGCCGAAGGTGTCGCCCTGCAGCGCCAGGGGCAGCTCGGTCTCTGGGCGCCGTGCCAGGGGCAGGAGGCCACGCAGATCGGCACCGCCCGGGCCCTCGATCCGCAGGACTACGTCTTCCCGAGCTACCGTGAGACCGGCGTGATCTACGCCCGCGGCGCCCAGCCGGGGGACTACGTGCGCATGTGGCGCGGCGAGGAGGGTGCCGCCTACGATCCCGCGGTCCTGCGGGTCGCTCCGCTGCAGATCATCATCGGCGCCCAGACCCTGCACGCGGTCGGGTACGCCCTCGGCATCCGGCACGAGAAGGCCCCGGAGGTCGCCGTGACCTACTTCGGAGACGGGGCCACCAGTCAGGGGGACGTGAACGAGGCGATGATCTTCGCCGCGTCCTACCAGGTGCCGGTCGTGTTCGTCTGCCAGAACAACCACTGGGCCATCTCCGAGCCGGTCGCGGTGCAGTCGCAGTACCCGATCGCGGGACGCGCCCCCGGATTCGGGATCCCGAGCCTCCGCGTGGACGGCAACGACGTCCTCGCGTGCCTGGCGGCGATGCGCTGGGCGCTGGAGCACGCACGCTCCGGGAAGGGGCCGGCCTACATCGAGGCGGTGACCTACCGGATGGGTCCGCACACCACCGCGGACGACCCCACCAGGTACCGGGACGAGGCCGAGCTGGAGTCGTGGCGGCGCCGCGACCCCATCGCGCGCATCGAGGCGTACCTCCGCGCGACCGGCGACCTCACCGCGGAGCACGTCGCCGAGACGCAGGCGGCTGCGGACGCCATCGCCAAGGAGATGCGCGCGACCTGCCTGGGCATGGTCACCCGTCCGCCGCTGGCGGTCTTCGACGGCGTCTACGCCGAGCCGCACACGGGTCTGGAGCGGCAGCGCGACGAGTACGCCGCCTATCTGGCGTCGTTCGAGGGTGAGGCGTGA